In Mesorhizobium sp., one DNA window encodes the following:
- a CDS encoding adenosine deaminase: MVLKAEIHCHVEGAASPDLVMKQARKYGADVSGFIKDGSFVWHDFTSFLAAYDAASSLFRDEEDYARLTETYLTSLAREGAIYSEVFTSPDHAVKSGLSPAAYTNALGEGIRRANAKTGIEGRMIVTGVRHFGVQSVEAAARFAARCGHPLVSGFGMAGEERYGDVEDYVRAFEIAREAGLGITVHAGELAGWESVRDALDHIRPSRIGHGVRAIENPDLVKRIADEGVVLEVCPVSNVELKVFPSYADHPFPKLRAAGCKVTLSSDDPPYFWTSIGKEYAVAKEHFGLTDRDLTAVTRTAIEAAFLDRKTKTALLAKLKEPVRAGR, encoded by the coding sequence ATGGTGTTGAAAGCCGAGATCCATTGCCATGTCGAGGGCGCGGCGTCTCCCGACCTGGTGATGAAGCAGGCGCGGAAATACGGCGCGGACGTCTCCGGCTTCATCAAGGACGGCTCCTTCGTCTGGCACGATTTCACCAGCTTTCTCGCCGCCTACGACGCGGCGTCCAGCCTCTTCCGCGACGAGGAGGACTATGCGCGGCTGACCGAAACCTATCTCACCAGTCTCGCACGCGAGGGCGCGATCTATTCCGAGGTCTTCACCTCGCCCGACCATGCGGTGAAATCCGGCCTTTCGCCCGCGGCCTATACCAACGCACTCGGCGAAGGCATCAGGCGGGCCAACGCCAAGACCGGCATCGAAGGGCGGATGATCGTTACGGGCGTGCGCCATTTCGGCGTCCAATCGGTCGAGGCGGCAGCGCGTTTCGCGGCCAGATGCGGCCATCCGCTCGTCAGCGGCTTCGGCATGGCGGGGGAGGAACGCTACGGCGACGTGGAGGACTATGTCCGCGCCTTCGAGATCGCGCGGGAAGCCGGGTTGGGGATCACCGTCCATGCCGGCGAACTTGCCGGCTGGGAGAGCGTGCGCGACGCACTCGACCACATCCGCCCCTCCCGCATCGGCCATGGCGTGCGCGCCATCGAGAACCCGGACCTCGTCAAGCGCATCGCCGACGAAGGTGTGGTGCTGGAGGTCTGCCCGGTGTCGAACGTCGAGCTGAAGGTCTTCCCTTCCTACGCCGACCATCCCTTCCCGAAGCTGCGGGCCGCAGGCTGCAAGGTGACGCTGTCCTCCGACGACCCGCCCTATTTCTGGACCAGCATCGGCAAGGAATATGCAGTCGCCAAGGAGCATTTCGGCCTGACGGACCGGGATCTCACCGCTGTGACGCGCACCGCGATCGAAGCCGCCTTTCTCGACAGGAAGACGAAGACCGCGTTGCTGGCGAAACTCAAGGAGCCTGTGCGGGCGGGACGGTGA
- the upp gene encoding uracil phosphoribosyltransferase gives MSVTVVNHPLVQHKLTIMRNKETSTAGFRRLLREISLLLGYEVTRDLELTTTRIETPLQPMDAPILEGKKLVFASVLRAGNGLLEGLLDLVPAARVAHVGLYRDHDTLEAVEYFFKAPSDLGDRLVIVVDPMLATANSAIAAIDKLKGRGATNLRFLCLLAAPEGIERFTKAHPDVPVFTAAIDEKLNEKGYIVPGLGDAGDRMYGTK, from the coding sequence ATGAGCGTCACCGTCGTCAACCACCCGCTCGTTCAGCACAAGCTTACGATCATGCGCAACAAGGAGACCTCGACGGCCGGGTTCCGGCGGCTGCTGCGCGAGATCTCGCTGCTGCTCGGCTACGAGGTCACCCGCGACCTCGAACTGACCACGACGCGCATCGAAACGCCGCTTCAGCCCATGGACGCGCCGATCCTGGAAGGCAAGAAGCTGGTCTTCGCCTCGGTGCTGCGCGCCGGCAACGGCCTGCTGGAAGGTCTTCTCGACCTGGTGCCGGCCGCGCGCGTCGCCCATGTCGGCCTCTACCGCGACCACGACACGCTCGAAGCGGTCGAATATTTCTTCAAGGCGCCGAGCGATCTCGGCGACCGGCTGGTGATCGTGGTCGACCCGATGCTCGCGACCGCCAATTCGGCGATTGCCGCGATCGACAAGCTGAAGGGCCGCGGCGCGACCAATCTGCGCTTCCTGTGCCTGCTGGCAGCACCCGAAGGCATCGAGCGCTTCACCAAGGCGCATCCCGACGTGCCGGTGTTCACCGCCGCGATCGACGAAAAGCTGAACGAGAAAGGCTACATCGTGCCGGGCCTCGGCGACGCCGGCGACAGGATGTACGGCACGAAGTAG
- the deoA gene encoding thymidine phosphorylase produces the protein MLPQEFIRLKRDGKALPRDAIAEFVRGMVSGAVTEGQVAAFGMAVFLNGMSRDEAVALTLAMRDSGEVLRWDLPGPVVDKHSTGGVGDNVSLMLAPIVAACGAYVPMISGRGLGHTGGTLDKMDSIPGYVSQPDNALFRKVVRDVGCAIIGQTGDLAPADRRFYSIRDVTATVESIPLITASILSKKLAAGLGALVLDVKSGNGAFMARARDASALAKSLVEVANGAGLPTTALVTDMNQPLASAAGNAVEVANAVEFLTGDARDRRLLDVTLALAAEMLVSAGLVGSRKDSLATARQALESGAAAERFGRMVKALGGPADFVEKFAKYLPKAPVECAVQALSAGFVRAIATRDVGLAVVALGGGRTRPQDAVDPAVGLTHLLPVGAEVKAGDPLCRILARTDEQARQATDAVIAAYEIGEARPQPAPVVQRHIAS, from the coding sequence ATGCTCCCCCAGGAATTCATCCGCCTCAAGCGCGACGGCAAGGCTCTGCCGAGGGACGCGATCGCGGAATTCGTCAGGGGCATGGTGTCCGGCGCGGTCACCGAGGGCCAGGTCGCCGCCTTCGGCATGGCGGTGTTCCTGAACGGCATGAGCCGCGACGAGGCGGTGGCGCTGACCCTCGCCATGCGCGATTCCGGCGAGGTGCTGCGCTGGGATCTTCCCGGTCCCGTGGTCGACAAGCATTCCACCGGCGGCGTCGGCGACAATGTCTCGCTGATGCTGGCGCCGATCGTCGCCGCCTGCGGCGCTTATGTGCCGATGATTTCGGGCCGGGGGCTAGGCCACACCGGCGGCACGCTCGACAAGATGGATTCCATTCCCGGCTATGTCAGCCAGCCCGACAACGCCCTGTTCCGCAAGGTCGTCCGCGACGTGGGCTGCGCCATCATCGGCCAGACCGGCGACCTGGCGCCGGCCGACAGGCGCTTCTACTCGATCCGCGACGTCACCGCGACGGTCGAGTCCATCCCGCTCATCACCGCCTCGATCCTGTCGAAGAAGCTCGCCGCGGGGCTGGGCGCGCTGGTGCTCGACGTGAAGTCCGGCAACGGCGCCTTCATGGCCCGCGCGAGAGATGCGTCAGCCTTGGCCAAGAGTCTCGTCGAGGTCGCCAACGGCGCCGGCCTGCCGACCACTGCGCTGGTGACCGACATGAACCAGCCGCTGGCGTCGGCCGCCGGCAACGCGGTCGAGGTCGCCAACGCAGTCGAATTCCTCACCGGCGACGCCCGCGACCGCCGGTTGCTGGACGTGACGCTGGCGCTCGCCGCCGAAATGCTCGTCTCGGCCGGCCTCGTGGGCAGCCGCAAGGACAGCCTGGCGACCGCCCGTCAGGCCCTGGAGAGCGGGGCGGCGGCCGAACGCTTCGGCCGAATGGTCAAGGCGCTGGGCGGGCCGGCCGATTTCGTCGAGAAATTCGCGAAGTATCTGCCGAAGGCTCCGGTCGAGTGCGCCGTGCAGGCTCTCTCGGCGGGCTTCGTCCGGGCCATCGCCACGCGTGACGTCGGCTTGGCGGTTGTTGCCCTCGGCGGTGGCCGCACGCGCCCGCAGGACGCGGTCGACCCGGCCGTCGGGCTGACGCACCTGCTGCCGGTCGGCGCCGAGGTGAAGGCCGGCGATCCGCTCTGCCGGATTCTCGCGCGAACGGACGAACAGGCCCGCCAGGCGACCGACGCGGTGATCGCGGCCTACGAAATCGGCGAGGCGAGGCCGCAGCCGGCTCCGGTCGTGCAGCGGCACATCGCGAGCTGA
- a CDS encoding TIGR02281 family clan AA aspartic protease produces MRNVILIGAFLGLSASVPILYQASPETFHGLIAPEPETAPAVASAPVAKPAAPATTAHRKVSVPADRTGHFRTELRFNGRKIEGLIDTGATLVAMNETTARKVGVSVSRSDFKYDVNTANGKARAAVVRIETIEIGRIRIEDVDAVVLEDKSLRNTLIGMSLLKQLARFEVKDEVLVLEQ; encoded by the coding sequence ATGCGCAACGTCATCCTGATCGGCGCCTTTCTCGGCCTCTCCGCCTCGGTGCCCATCCTCTACCAGGCAAGCCCGGAGACTTTTCATGGTCTCATCGCCCCCGAGCCCGAGACGGCTCCCGCGGTCGCTTCGGCGCCCGTTGCGAAGCCTGCTGCGCCTGCCACGACAGCGCATCGGAAAGTGTCAGTGCCCGCCGACAGGACGGGGCATTTCCGAACGGAGCTACGCTTCAATGGCCGCAAGATCGAGGGCCTGATCGACACCGGCGCGACCCTTGTCGCGATGAACGAGACCACCGCGCGCAAAGTCGGCGTTTCCGTGTCCCGCAGCGATTTCAAGTACGACGTCAACACCGCAAACGGCAAGGCGCGCGCCGCCGTCGTGCGGATCGAGACGATCGAGATCGGCCGCATCCGCATCGAAGACGTCGATGCCGTCGTCCTCGAGGACAAGTCGCTGCGAAACACGCTGATCGGCATGAGCCTGCTGAAGCAGCTCGCTCGCTTCGAGGTGAAGGACGAGGTCCTGGTGCTCGAGCAATAG
- the ubiE gene encoding bifunctional demethylmenaquinone methyltransferase/2-methoxy-6-polyprenyl-1,4-benzoquinol methylase UbiE produces the protein MSEQRTTAGGGMETSYGFRNVAPGEKQGLVNDVFHKVANRYDLMNDLMSAGMHRVWKDAMVTWLNPPKRGDWRSLDVAGGTGDIAFRIVEASQRNAHVTVLDINGSMLSVGRERAEKRGIAGNVDFIEANAEELPFADGTFDAYTIAFGIRNVPRIEVALAEAARVLKPGGRFLCLEFSEVDMPLLDRVYDAWSFNAIPRIGQMVTGDGEPYRYLVESIRKFPNQRDFAAMITAAGLSRATWRDFSGGIAALHSAWKI, from the coding sequence ATGTCAGAACAGCGCACCACGGCCGGCGGCGGCATGGAAACCTCCTACGGTTTCCGCAATGTCGCGCCCGGCGAAAAGCAGGGCCTCGTCAACGACGTCTTCCACAAGGTCGCCAACCGCTACGACCTGATGAACGACCTGATGTCGGCCGGCATGCACCGCGTCTGGAAAGACGCGATGGTGACCTGGCTTAACCCGCCGAAGCGCGGCGACTGGCGCTCGCTGGACGTGGCGGGCGGCACTGGCGACATCGCCTTTCGCATCGTCGAGGCCTCTCAGCGCAACGCCCATGTCACCGTGCTCGACATCAACGGCTCGATGCTCTCGGTCGGGCGAGAGCGGGCGGAAAAGCGCGGCATCGCCGGCAATGTCGACTTCATCGAGGCCAATGCCGAGGAACTGCCGTTCGCCGACGGCACGTTCGACGCCTATACGATCGCCTTCGGCATCCGTAACGTGCCGCGCATCGAGGTCGCGCTCGCGGAGGCGGCCCGCGTGCTGAAGCCCGGCGGCCGCTTCCTATGTCTGGAATTCTCCGAGGTCGACATGCCGCTGCTCGACCGCGTCTACGACGCCTGGTCGTTCAACGCCATTCCGCGCATCGGCCAGATGGTGACCGGCGACGGCGAGCCCTACCGCTATCTCGTCGAGTCGATCCGCAAGTTCCCCAACCAGCGCGATTTCGCGGCGATGATCACCGCCGCCGGCCTGTCGCGTGCGACCTGGCGCGATTTCTCCGGAGGCATCGCGGCGCTCCATTCGGCCTGGAAGATCTGA